In one window of Bombus fervidus isolate BK054 chromosome 4, iyBomFerv1, whole genome shotgun sequence DNA:
- the LOC139986507 gene encoding uncharacterized protein, whose product MDLTEAFAPGGGGEDLPKTDFFDFVVSPPPHCASTDGVSDEESFLHRTTCRSIGYLQQGHEEHETNRELHNSPFIKETNNNTLTALPPVSTITGSLSHHHHHHHVRTHHSACNVQQSNEQTPMDQSDCDYWGTDESKEQTCNILLEDLNKYCWSAHANAQSHGNDNVSVHQGSNEHHQGVGRGCSANDRQNTDGAIYTLTVLNNEANSMDALDCCKSPAPTSSDSWSLRPNLDLDAILSMEPASTEQEHDQTSSVTEVSRTVNDRFHPDRFSVASSQYATDDSGFVESKELCGRGSSSGGNCTGGDNNNDWKLSDQNLQEAAAAAAAAVAVGAGDSAESLLRSALQGKLYTGPTQVVSSSSPSTQGSTISMPVTSNAGLQIVSDQQPQQQQQQPQQQQPQQQQQDESMHTCTDEDLLLSQLDQTTYRPGDYEKLKSIANEVVESYCSLEPVCNVSATTTVMYTLDPTSGSLGTITLPADLGQVSTVTVVTAAQQDVLQQQAAPRTEVEQQQSTNQLQITPSRVVTTKAPKKYCRRTNRNSSNSNAASNGSSGSETGGSTSGTQQGASGGSPGSVQRKERSLHYCSICSKGFKDKYSVNVHIRTHTGEKPFACSLCGKSFRQKAHLAKHYQTHVTQKPSVQQQATGSSTSNSGNSGNPSPSGETSSSTTSSVTNRSQPHQVSVDPAGTACNPPS is encoded by the coding sequence ATGGATCTAACGGAGGCATTCGCCCCAGGAGGGGGTGGGGAAGATCTGCCAAAGACCGACTTCTTCGACTTCGTCGTCTCTCCGCCACCGCACTGTGCCTCCACGGACGGCGTGTCCGACGAAGAAAGCTTCCTGCATCGTACCACCTGCAGAAGCATCGGCTACCTCCAGCAAGGTCACGAGGAACACGAAACTAATCGCGAATTGCACAACTCGCCGTTCATCAAAGAAACCAACAACAACACTCTGACAGCACTACCCCCAGTCTCAACGATTACTGGCTCCCTCAGCCACCATCACCACCATCACCACGTGAGGACGCACCATAGCGCCTGCAACGTTCAACAGAGCAACGAGCAAACACCGATGGATCAGTCGGATTGTGATTATTGGGGCACGGACGAGAGCAAAGAGCAGACCTGTAATATACTCTTGGAAGACCTGAACAAGTACTGCTGGTCGGCCCACGCTAATGCTCAGAGCCACGGGAATGATAACGTGAGCGTCCATCAAGGTTCTAACGAGCATCATCAAGGAGTAGGTCGAGGATGCTCAGCCAACGACAGACAAAATACGGACGGCGCGATTTACACGTTGACAGTGTTGAACAACGAAGCCAACTCTATGGATGCATTAGATTGTTGCAAGAGTCCAGCGCCCACGTCCAGTGATTCTTGGTCTCTGCGACCCAATCTAGACCTGGACGCTATACTGAGCATGGAACCTGCGTCTACCGAGCAGGAACACGATCAGACCAGTAGCGTGACCGAAGTGTCGCGGACAGTCAACGACAGGTTTCATCCAGATCGTTTCTCTGTTGCATCCTCCCAATATGCTACAGACGACAGCGGATTTGTCGAAAGTAAGGAATTATGCGGTCGAGGATCATCCAGTGGAGGTAATTGCACAGGAGGCGACAATAACAACGATTGGAAGCTTTCTGATCAGAATCTGCAGGAAGCTGCGGCCGCGGCTGCGGCTGCTGTCGCGGTTGGTGCAGGTGACTCGGCAGAGAGTCTTCTGAGAAGCGCTCTTCAAGGAAAATTGTACACAGGTCCGACCCAAGTAGTTTCGTCTTCCTCGCCGTCTACTCAAGGATCCACTATATCCATGCCTGTGACGAGCAACGCTGGGTTGCAGATAGTGTCCGACCAACAAccgcagcaacagcaacaacagcctCAACAACAGCAGccgcagcaacaacagcaggATGAATCTATGCATACTTGTACCGATGAAGATCTGTTGCTGTCCCAGTTAGACCAAACGACCTATCGTCCCGGTGATTACGAGAAGCTGAAGAGCATAGCCAACGAAGTGGTAGAGTCGTACTGCAGTTTGGAGCCCGTTTGCAACGTGTCTGCGACGACAACGGTTATGTACACGCTGGATCCAACCAGTGGGAGTCTGGGAACGATAACTCTTCCCGCAGATCTGGGTCAAGTTAGCACGGTTACAGTAGTAACAGCAGCTCAGCAGGATGTTCTACAGCAACAAGCTGCTCCTCGAACCGAAGTGGAGCAACAACAGTCCACCAATCAGCTTCAAATAACTCCGTCCAGAGTGGTTACAACTAAAGCTCCGAAAAAGTACTGTCGACGTACCAACAGAAACAGCAGCAACTCGAACGCAGCCAGCAACGGCAGCAGTGGCTCAGAGACCGGTGGAAGCACCAGTGGAACGCAGCAAGGCGCTTCCGGCGGTTCTCCAGGCAGCGTCCAACGCAAGGAACGTTCGCTGCACTATTGCAGTATCTGTAGCAAAGGCTTCAAGGACAAATACAGCGTCAACGTTCACATCAGAACTCATACCGGCGAGAAGCCTTTCGCCTGTTCCTTATGTGGCAAGAGTTTCCGACAGAAGGCGCACTTGGCAAAGCACTATCAGACCCACGTGACGCAGAAGCCCAGTGTCCAGCAGCAAGCGACCGGTAGTAGCACCAGCAACAGCGGAAACAGTGGGAATCCCAGTCCATCCGGCGAAACGAGTAGCTCGACGACGAGCAGCGTGACAAATAGGAGTCAACCGCACCAAGTGTCTGTCGATCCAGCGGGGACCGCTTGTAATCCACCCAGTTAG